The following are encoded together in the Candidatus Methylomirabilis oxygeniifera genome:
- a CDS encoding conserved protein of unknown function (Evidence 4 : Homologs of previously reported genes of unknown function), translating to MKIVVHESITAGGLGESSIPPTLLAEGRMMLEALLTDLLDLQEHRLFAQVDRRYLPQLHTRPGLQVVDSRNSYSQCFRQMIDEADAVFLIAPETGGQLKTITAMVEKCGKLVIGSSVAGVKTAGDKTLTYRLLKAHGIPTPRTLRLRPADDSASIGRRIGYPMVVKPIDGVGCHGVFVARQQSELEQAIATARQKASDAILLAQTYIDGVAASVSFLTDGSRSVPLTLNLQEIRGRKRLRYHGGRIPFDHPLRTLAFRRAEEVVQAIPGLKGYVGIDLVLTDHDAVVIEVNPRLTTSYVGVRKVLRQNPAALILDAVAGTLPDPAAIQIVGSARFTTRSCEVSTLGSRQ from the coding sequence ATGAAAATCGTCGTACATGAATCTATCACGGCGGGCGGGTTGGGTGAAAGCTCGATCCCGCCGACGCTGCTGGCAGAAGGGCGCATGATGCTTGAGGCGCTGCTCACCGATCTGCTTGACCTTCAGGAACATAGGCTGTTCGCGCAAGTCGACCGGAGATACCTCCCACAGCTCCACACTCGTCCAGGCCTTCAGGTTGTTGACAGCAGGAACAGCTACTCTCAATGCTTCCGACAGATGATCGATGAGGCGGATGCCGTGTTTCTAATAGCTCCGGAGACAGGCGGCCAACTCAAAACGATCACGGCGATGGTCGAGAAGTGCGGTAAGTTAGTAATAGGTTCCAGCGTTGCCGGTGTTAAGACCGCCGGCGATAAGACGCTGACATACCGATTACTGAAGGCGCACGGCATCCCCACCCCCAGGACGCTCCGCCTTCGACCCGCTGATGATTCGGCATCGATAGGCCGCCGGATCGGCTACCCCATGGTAGTCAAACCGATTGACGGGGTGGGATGCCACGGCGTGTTCGTCGCCAGGCAACAATCGGAATTGGAGCAAGCGATCGCGACAGCCAGGCAAAAAGCATCCGATGCGATACTCCTTGCACAAACCTACATCGACGGCGTCGCCGCCAGCGTCTCGTTCCTCACCGATGGGAGTCGGTCCGTTCCTCTGACCTTGAACCTCCAGGAGATCAGAGGACGGAAGAGGCTCAGGTATCATGGAGGTCGTATCCCGTTCGATCATCCGCTCCGCACCCTGGCGTTCCGTCGGGCCGAGGAGGTCGTGCAGGCGATTCCAGGCCTGAAGGGGTATGTCGGGATCGATCTGGTCCTGACCGACCACGACGCGGTGGTCATCGAGGTCAACCCCCGCCTCACAACCTCGTATGTCGGTGTCCGAAAGGTCCTCCGGCAGAATCCGGCTGCCCTGATTCTTGACGCCGTAGCAGGCACACTTCCGGATCCTGCCGCAATCCAGATCGTCGGGTCGGCGCGGTTTACCACACGTTCCTGTGAAGTGAGCACCCTGGGGAGCCGGCAATGA
- a CDS encoding protein of unknown function (Evidence 5 : No homology to any previously reported sequences) → MCITNWKLSHRRAGCQAGFTVYFETTARQKIGQVIEFRSRKIGDRWWYDYRRENKRVVGPFAVK, encoded by the coding sequence TTGTGTATAACCAACTGGAAGCTATCGCACCGACGCGCCGGATGTCAAGCCGGATTTACTGTCTATTTCGAAACAACCGCTAGACAGAAAATAGGGCAAGTGATAGAATTTCGTTCACGTAAAATCGGAGACCGGTGGTGGTACGACTATCGCCGTGAAAATAAACGGGTGGTAGGGCCTTTCGCTGTGAAGTGA
- a CDS encoding putative tetrahydromethanopterin biosynthesis protein (Evidence 3 : Function proposed based on presence of conserved amino acid motif, structural feature or limited homology), which produces MIRVIGWDVGGANVKATYLLFADGRAESGRTVRRYFELWNNSGGLRSLLQEIYSDLGPADAMVVTMTGELCDAFDDRAEGVASIIDAVREAVPAIPLYAVDLEGRLIRLDGSAVELLTFAPTNWIAEALVLARLQPDCLMVDIGSTTTDLIPIVGGKIAAQGKRDIERLARGELIYTGALRTPVAAIVSQIPIHGTICRIAAEYFAISADVHLVLGRLAPEDYTCATPDGREKTKGGALRRLARVACEDSRHLTAGELHAMAAYIAEHQIQQITEGMFQVLSRIENGLCLPVVPVGIGAFLGETCARRLNLSTCNLSALTESGSVTLSPCAAAAHLLGEALSRG; this is translated from the coding sequence ATGATCCGGGTCATCGGATGGGACGTCGGCGGCGCAAACGTGAAGGCCACCTACCTTCTTTTTGCTGACGGACGCGCCGAGAGCGGGCGTACGGTTCGCCGCTATTTTGAGCTATGGAACAACAGCGGCGGTCTTCGCTCACTCCTGCAGGAGATCTACAGCGATCTTGGGCCGGCCGATGCGATGGTAGTAACCATGACCGGGGAGCTGTGCGATGCGTTCGACGACAGAGCCGAAGGGGTGGCATCCATCATCGACGCGGTGAGAGAGGCGGTCCCTGCAATCCCGCTGTATGCCGTCGATCTTGAGGGGAGGCTCATTCGCTTAGACGGAAGTGCGGTGGAACTACTTACCTTTGCGCCGACAAATTGGATCGCCGAGGCGTTGGTACTGGCACGCCTGCAACCGGACTGCCTGATGGTGGATATCGGCAGCACCACCACCGATCTGATTCCGATCGTAGGCGGGAAAATCGCCGCACAGGGCAAACGGGACATCGAGCGGTTGGCACGTGGGGAGCTGATCTACACGGGCGCCCTCCGTACGCCTGTGGCTGCCATCGTGTCCCAGATCCCCATACACGGGACGATCTGCCGGATCGCGGCCGAATACTTCGCCATCTCGGCGGATGTGCATCTGGTATTAGGCAGGCTCGCGCCGGAGGACTATACCTGCGCGACCCCTGACGGCCGCGAGAAAACGAAGGGGGGGGCGCTCCGCCGCCTGGCCAGGGTAGCCTGCGAAGACAGTCGGCATCTCACAGCCGGTGAACTTCACGCGATGGCGGCCTATATCGCCGAACACCAGATCCAACAGATCACAGAGGGGATGTTTCAGGTGCTCTCCAGGATCGAGAACGGCCTCTGTCTTCCTGTGGTGCCGGTGGGGATCGGCGCCTTCCTGGGGGAGACCTGCGCAAGGCGGCTGAACCTTTCGACGTGTAACCTGTCAGCGCTCACCGAGAGCGGATCTGTCACACTAAGCCCGTGCGCGGCGGCGGCCCACCTCTTGGGAGAGGCGCTCTCACGAGGATAA
- the pts gene encoding putative 6-pyruvoyl tetrahydropterin synthase (Evidence 3 : Function proposed based on presence of conserved amino acid motif, structural feature or limited homology) produces the protein MAAFRIRVNHENLKFSSAHFVLFGNGQCESLHGHNYRAWVELEGSLQPSDYVMDFLAVKPLLKQICERLDHRMLLPTENEDLKIREGSSVVEVIYGAKQYSFPAEDVLLLPIHNATAELLARYICGELKTEIKNRYGGEGVVTIRVGVQESFGQEASYEEAF, from the coding sequence ATGGCAGCGTTTCGTATCAGGGTAAACCACGAAAATCTCAAGTTCAGCTCAGCTCACTTTGTGCTCTTCGGTAATGGTCAGTGCGAGTCTCTTCACGGTCATAACTATAGAGCCTGGGTAGAGCTCGAAGGGTCGCTTCAGCCGAGCGACTACGTCATGGATTTCCTCGCAGTGAAGCCGCTTTTGAAACAGATCTGCGAACGTCTGGACCACCGAATGCTGCTGCCGACCGAAAACGAGGATTTGAAAATCAGGGAGGGCAGTTCGGTGGTCGAGGTGATTTATGGCGCAAAGCAGTATAGCTTCCCTGCGGAAGATGTACTGCTGCTTCCGATTCATAACGCCACCGCAGAGCTGTTGGCCCGGTATATCTGCGGCGAGTTGAAGACAGAGATCAAGAACCGATACGGGGGCGAAGGGGTCGTCACAATCAGAGTCGGCGTGCAGGAATCGTTCGGGCAGGAGGCCTCCTACGAGGAGGCTTTCTAA
- the ycbY gene encoding putative conserved AdoMet-dependent methyltransferase with RNA interaction domain (Evidence 3 : Function proposed based on presence of conserved amino acid motif, structural feature or limited homology; Product type pe : putative enzyme) gives MRRRRPSADEISLTRRSSKGKMTMNFFATTAQGMEHLLCDELRALGAEITSETRAGASFRGELELAYRACLWSRTANRILMPLCTFPAADETALYDGVRTIRWSEHLTPAQTIAVDFRSSHSKITHAHFGALKTKDAIVDQFRDERNARPSVKVVEPDVRVNVYLHEDEATISLDLSGESLHRRGYRAQAAEAPLKETLAAAILLLADWPALSKLGTPLLDPMCGSGTLPIEAALIAADIAPGLKRSYFGFLNWLGHDARMWRRVLAEAEASEIRDAKSIPPIVGFDVDGRAVRMALENVERAGLRGRVHIEKRELSEARPLERRRAPRGEGPLGVLVSNPPYGERMGEEDSLGLLYETIGNLLRREFTGWTGYVFTGNPELAKRVGLRAAKRHILWNGAIECRLLEFPISKEKVRATDDPGPAWRKPRPPRPPAPEAQMFVNRLQKNWRHLRKWAKREGVSCYRIYDADLPEYAVAVDLYEQSAHVQEYQAPKTVDEKKTEERLEDIMALLPEALGLPREDIFLKVRRRQRGREQYEKQGSESAVREVGEGGYRFLINLSDYLDTGLFLDNRRLRAMIGEAARDRDFLNLFCYTATATVYAAKGGATSTTSVDLSNTYLDWAQQNFALNNITGNTHHLVRADCSEWLAEPRSPYGLIFLAPPTFSNSTRMDTVFDLQQGYIPLVEQCADLLTPDGILFFSTNFRRFTFNPAAFPGLRSENISRMTIPQDFARDPRVHQAWKIVRR, from the coding sequence GTGAGAAGACGCCGGCCGAGCGCAGATGAGATTTCGCTGACGCGACGTTCGTCGAAGGGCAAGATGACCATGAATTTTTTCGCCACCACCGCGCAAGGGATGGAGCACCTGCTGTGCGATGAGCTGCGCGCTCTCGGAGCGGAGATCACCTCGGAGACGCGGGCCGGTGCCTCATTTCGCGGGGAGCTCGAACTGGCCTATCGCGCCTGCTTGTGGTCACGCACCGCCAATCGAATCTTGATGCCGCTATGCACCTTCCCCGCCGCAGACGAGACCGCGCTCTACGATGGCGTCCGCACCATTCGCTGGTCGGAGCATCTCACCCCGGCGCAGACCATCGCCGTCGACTTTCGATCGTCCCACTCTAAGATCACCCACGCTCACTTCGGCGCGCTCAAGACCAAAGACGCGATCGTCGATCAATTTCGCGACGAACGAAATGCGCGTCCCTCGGTCAAGGTGGTCGAGCCGGATGTTCGGGTCAATGTCTACCTCCACGAGGACGAGGCAACGATCAGCCTCGATCTGTCGGGCGAGAGCCTGCACCGACGCGGCTATCGCGCTCAGGCCGCCGAGGCGCCGCTGAAGGAGACTCTCGCGGCGGCAATCCTTTTGCTCGCCGATTGGCCGGCGCTCAGCAAGCTCGGTACACCCCTACTCGATCCCATGTGCGGCTCGGGGACGCTCCCCATCGAAGCGGCGCTCATCGCCGCGGACATCGCGCCCGGACTGAAGCGGAGCTACTTTGGGTTTCTCAATTGGCTTGGCCACGACGCCCGGATGTGGCGTCGAGTGTTGGCGGAGGCGGAGGCCAGCGAGATTCGCGACGCGAAAAGCATCCCGCCAATCGTCGGCTTCGACGTCGACGGCCGCGCGGTGCGAATGGCCCTCGAGAACGTCGAACGGGCCGGCCTGCGAGGGCGAGTGCATATCGAGAAGCGCGAGCTATCCGAGGCGCGGCCGCTCGAACGCCGCCGCGCACCACGCGGTGAAGGACCGCTCGGAGTCCTCGTCAGTAACCCGCCCTATGGGGAGCGCATGGGTGAGGAGGATTCCCTCGGGCTGCTGTACGAGACCATCGGCAATCTTCTCCGCCGCGAATTCACCGGCTGGACCGGGTACGTCTTCACGGGCAACCCGGAGCTGGCCAAGCGCGTCGGCCTGCGCGCGGCCAAGCGGCACATCTTGTGGAACGGCGCCATCGAGTGCCGTCTCCTCGAATTTCCGATCTCGAAGGAGAAGGTTCGTGCCACCGACGATCCCGGGCCGGCATGGCGAAAACCTCGCCCGCCCCGTCCACCCGCCCCGGAAGCGCAGATGTTCGTCAACCGCCTACAGAAGAACTGGCGCCACTTGCGCAAGTGGGCGAAGCGCGAAGGCGTGTCCTGCTACCGCATCTACGACGCCGATCTCCCGGAGTACGCGGTGGCCGTCGATCTGTACGAACAATCGGCGCACGTACAGGAGTATCAAGCTCCGAAGACCGTCGACGAGAAGAAAACCGAAGAGCGCCTCGAGGACATCATGGCGCTGTTGCCCGAAGCGCTCGGCCTGCCACGCGAAGACATCTTCTTGAAGGTGCGCCGTCGCCAACGGGGCCGGGAGCAGTACGAGAAGCAGGGCAGTGAGAGCGCGGTGCGCGAGGTCGGCGAAGGCGGCTATCGCTTCCTCATCAACCTGAGCGACTACCTCGACACCGGCCTCTTCCTCGACAACCGGCGCCTGCGGGCGATGATCGGCGAGGCGGCGCGCGATCGCGATTTTCTCAACCTCTTTTGCTACACCGCAACCGCCACCGTCTATGCCGCCAAGGGCGGAGCCACATCGACCACCAGCGTCGATCTATCGAACACCTACCTCGACTGGGCACAGCAAAACTTTGCGCTCAACAACATCACCGGGAACACACACCACCTTGTCCGCGCCGACTGCAGCGAGTGGCTTGCCGAGCCGCGCTCGCCCTATGGACTCATCTTCTTGGCTCCCCCGACGTTTTCCAACTCGACGCGCATGGACACCGTGTTCGACCTGCAGCAGGGCTACATTCCCCTCGTGGAACAGTGCGCCGACCTGCTCACCCCCGACGGGATTCTCTTCTTCTCCACCAATTTCCGACGCTTCACGTTCAACCCGGCGGCATTCCCGGGACTGCGCAGCGAGAACATCTCACGGATGACGATTCCACAAGACTTCGCGCGCGATCCCCGCGTCCATCAAGCGTGGAAGATCGTACGCCGCTGA
- a CDS encoding Putative Phosphoribulokinase/uridine kinase family (Evidence 3 : Function proposed based on presence of conserved amino acid motif, structural feature or limited homology; Product type pe : putative enzyme), with protein sequence MAKTTPLLLGIGGDSGTGKSTFVGGIYKIFGPEKITNINLDDYHTFDRVQRKIYGLTALHPAANNMALMGKHAWQLKNGEKIIKPVYDHSTGCFAEPEEIEPNQIVIIGGLFPFFTQELRNVFDLKVYLDPDEELKRAWKIHRDAGRRGYSIEQVMKEIEARQDDIRRHIEPQKEYADIIVRFYPPSGTWSPQDDAQLNVRLFLSRTLPKTGLDELLQEAMGRRTRRAVRLVDEDYYGQPFHTLEIDGSISPQTAAGLEQRIWAHLLAPMKLIQDLAPDKLGSFAAGEASGHSDALALVQLISIYYLLQAREARQQVPQEGLAEIAEG encoded by the coding sequence ATGGCCAAGACAACCCCGCTCCTGCTCGGAATCGGCGGGGATAGTGGGACCGGGAAGTCTACGTTCGTCGGCGGCATCTATAAGATTTTCGGTCCTGAAAAGATTACCAACATCAATCTTGACGATTACCACACGTTCGACCGTGTTCAACGCAAGATCTACGGACTGACAGCCCTTCATCCGGCGGCCAATAACATGGCCTTAATGGGGAAACACGCCTGGCAGCTCAAAAACGGCGAGAAGATCATCAAGCCGGTGTACGATCATTCGACCGGCTGTTTCGCGGAACCTGAAGAGATCGAGCCAAACCAGATCGTCATCATTGGCGGTCTATTCCCCTTTTTTACCCAGGAACTGAGGAATGTCTTCGACCTGAAGGTGTATCTGGACCCGGATGAGGAACTGAAACGGGCTTGGAAGATCCATCGAGATGCCGGAAGGCGAGGCTACAGTATTGAGCAGGTGATGAAGGAGATCGAGGCCAGGCAGGATGATATCAGACGGCATATCGAACCTCAGAAGGAATATGCTGATATCATCGTCCGGTTTTACCCGCCCAGCGGCACCTGGAGTCCGCAGGATGATGCCCAGTTGAACGTCCGTCTGTTCCTCAGTCGAACCCTGCCGAAAACCGGTCTGGATGAACTGCTGCAAGAGGCGATGGGCCGGAGGACCAGGCGGGCCGTCAGGCTGGTGGATGAGGACTATTATGGTCAGCCTTTCCATACTCTGGAGATCGACGGTTCCATCTCCCCACAAACGGCGGCAGGGCTGGAGCAAAGGATCTGGGCCCATCTCCTCGCTCCAATGAAATTGATTCAAGATCTGGCGCCGGATAAGCTCGGCAGTTTTGCCGCAGGCGAAGCCTCCGGCCACAGCGATGCCCTGGCCCTTGTGCAACTCATATCGATCTATTACCTGCTCCAAGCCAGAGAGGCGCGGCAGCAGGTCCCGCAAGAAGGGCTTGCAGAGATAGCCGAGGGATAA
- the cbbG gene encoding Glyceraldehyde-3-phosphate dehydrogenase (GAPDH) (Evidence 2b : Function of strongly homologous gene; Product type e : enzyme), translating into MVRIAINGFGRIGRLAFRAAWEQKGALDLVAINDPAGARTDALLLEFDSNYGAFPAKVESDEGSMRVDGKRITVFRERDWTKLNWSDVGADIVLECSGRGTARPEAEKHLAAGAKRVLISAPGKNDDLTVVMGVNEERYDPGQHQIISNGSCTTNCLAPVAKVLLDAFGIQWGFMSTVHSYTNSQAIHDRGAEDVRESRAAALNIIPTDTGAARALVKVIPELAGRFNGMAYRVPTPTVSVIDLVAELGCDVTPETVNAAFRTATTGRLRGILEVCDRPLVSMDFKGNPHSSIVDALMTLVLKDRIVKVVAWYDNEWGYSCRMADLAAYVAAQDLKRDQQRLWGVKKDARPS; encoded by the coding sequence ATGGTAAGGATCGCGATCAACGGCTTCGGACGAATCGGCCGGCTGGCATTTCGAGCGGCGTGGGAGCAGAAGGGTGCGCTCGATCTGGTGGCCATCAACGATCCGGCCGGCGCCCGCACGGACGCTTTGTTACTGGAATTCGACTCGAACTACGGGGCCTTTCCTGCAAAGGTCGAGAGCGATGAAGGCAGTATGCGGGTCGATGGAAAACGGATTACGGTCTTCCGCGAACGCGATTGGACCAAGCTCAACTGGTCGGATGTGGGCGCCGACATCGTACTGGAGTGCAGCGGCCGCGGGACCGCCCGCCCGGAGGCCGAAAAACATCTCGCGGCGGGGGCGAAACGGGTGCTGATCTCCGCCCCAGGGAAGAATGACGATCTGACGGTCGTGATGGGGGTTAATGAAGAACGATACGATCCGGGACAACACCAGATTATCTCAAATGGGTCGTGCACAACCAACTGCCTGGCGCCGGTCGCGAAGGTCCTTCTTGATGCGTTTGGCATCCAATGGGGGTTCATGAGCACGGTGCACAGCTATACCAATTCGCAGGCGATTCATGATCGCGGGGCGGAAGACGTGAGGGAATCGAGGGCTGCCGCCCTCAATATCATCCCGACCGACACCGGTGCTGCCAGAGCGCTCGTCAAGGTGATCCCGGAGCTGGCCGGTCGCTTCAACGGGATGGCCTACCGGGTACCGACGCCCACGGTATCCGTGATCGATCTTGTTGCGGAGCTTGGTTGTGACGTTACCCCTGAAACGGTGAATGCCGCGTTCCGAACCGCGACTACGGGACGGCTGCGCGGGATCCTGGAGGTGTGCGATCGGCCGCTGGTCTCAATGGACTTCAAGGGTAATCCGCATTCTTCCATCGTGGACGCCCTTATGACGCTGGTCCTGAAGGACCGGATTGTGAAGGTCGTGGCGTGGTATGACAATGAGTGGGGATATTCGTGTCGGATGGCCGATCTGGCTGCGTACGTGGCTGCTCAGGATCTCAAGCGTGATCAGCAACGGCTCTGGGGCGTCAAAAAAGACGCACGGCCGTCATAA
- the tISRso gene encoding transposase, with the protein MEIWFNLITQQAIRRGTFRSVKDLITKINAFVAHYNPTSQPFVWTATAESILQKIERLCKAIRGTRH; encoded by the coding sequence GTGGAGATCTGGTTCAATCTTATCACGCAGCAGGCGATCCGTCGGGGCACCTTTCGCAGCGTGAAGGACCTCATCACGAAGATCAACGCGTTCGTCGCTCACTATAATCCGACCTCACAACCGTTCGTCTGGACTGCTACGGCTGAGTCGATCCTGCAGAAGATCGAACGACTTTGTAAAGCTATTCGCGGGACACGACACTAG
- a CDS encoding putative histidine biosynthesis protein (Evidence 3 : Function proposed based on presence of conserved amino acid motif, structural feature or limited homology), producing MQVIPVIDIMGGVAVHARRGERSAYRPIRSVLLQGADPVALLRAYRETLECDVVYIADLDAIMGRGDNLATISKMAASESRLELLVDAGIHDIVQAKRLLDAGTQRVIIASESLTSLNTASGLLTALGTERTLFSLDLTTQDVTWREPSTESKDASATACRLLSLGFREMILLRMDRIGAGAGADTELLGGVARAAPGMRIIVGGGIASVAELILLQRAGASGVLLATALHSGSITREDLIRTKAEA from the coding sequence ATGCAGGTCATACCTGTTATCGATATCATGGGAGGGGTTGCGGTCCACGCCCGCCGCGGAGAGCGGTCGGCGTACAGACCGATCCGGAGTGTACTGCTGCAAGGAGCCGATCCTGTCGCCCTGTTGCGGGCATACCGTGAAACCCTCGAGTGTGATGTGGTCTACATCGCCGATCTGGATGCCATCATGGGCCGCGGCGATAATCTGGCCACCATCAGCAAGATGGCGGCCTCTGAGTCACGGCTTGAACTGCTGGTCGATGCCGGCATCCACGACATCGTGCAGGCGAAACGGCTGCTGGATGCCGGTACGCAGAGGGTCATTATCGCCTCTGAGTCGCTGACGAGCCTCAACACGGCATCAGGCCTCCTTACCGCATTGGGAACCGAAAGGACGCTCTTCAGCCTCGACCTTACAACTCAAGACGTGACCTGGAGAGAACCCTCAACCGAGTCAAAGGACGCGAGCGCGACGGCCTGCCGACTGCTGTCGCTCGGATTTCGTGAGATGATTCTCCTGAGGATGGACAGGATCGGCGCGGGCGCCGGAGCAGATACGGAACTGCTCGGCGGGGTGGCGAGGGCCGCGCCCGGCATGCGAATCATCGTGGGCGGCGGAATCGCGTCAGTCGCGGAGCTTATCCTCCTCCAGCGCGCCGGTGCGTCCGGGGTGTTGCTCGCCACCGCGCTGCACAGCGGATCGATCACGCGGGAAGACCTGATTCGCACGAAGGCGGAAGCTTAG
- a CDS encoding conserved protein of unknown function (Evidence 4 : Homologs of previously reported genes of unknown function) codes for MSRPLRIEFPGAVYHVMNRGTSRRKTFLGKADDEQCLRTLSETHELWGVEVFAYCLMDNHYHVCLRTPEGNLSRIMHHVDGLYTQRFNRAHRSDGSLFRGRYKALLIDADEYLTAVVRYIHVNPVEGGFVREPEAYRWSSHRFYIRGKALPEWLRTGEILERFSSDPRAFHQFVRSGNDDGIREFYARSRRSPVLGGERFVERIRQHVSRLTAEHPRYERREVRPGVDEVLREVAQVYQVAVEDLVRGGRGQASEARKAAMYLVKRLCDLTLAETAEHFGVGSYGVVGWACHAVRSAIKVDGPFRERVEQVQALINQQKI; via the coding sequence ATGTCACGGCCATTGCGGATCGAATTTCCGGGGGCGGTGTATCATGTGATGAACCGGGGCACCTCCCGCCGGAAGACCTTCCTGGGCAAAGCGGACGATGAGCAATGTCTCCGCACGCTCAGTGAGACGCATGAGCTGTGGGGTGTGGAGGTGTTCGCGTACTGTCTGATGGACAATCACTACCATGTGTGTCTGAGGACACCGGAGGGGAATCTCTCCCGCATCATGCATCATGTGGATGGCCTGTACACGCAGCGGTTCAACCGTGCTCACCGGAGCGACGGCTCGCTTTTTCGGGGCCGATATAAAGCGCTGCTAATTGATGCGGACGAGTACTTGACTGCGGTCGTGCGGTACATTCATGTGAACCCCGTGGAGGGAGGATTCGTGAGGGAGCCAGAAGCGTATCGTTGGAGTAGTCATCGTTTCTACATCCGGGGCAAGGCACTTCCCGAATGGCTCAGGACCGGAGAGATCTTGGAACGATTCAGCAGTGATCCAAGAGCGTTTCACCAATTTGTGCGATCCGGCAACGACGACGGGATTCGAGAGTTTTATGCTCGGAGTCGGAGGAGTCCGGTGTTGGGCGGGGAGCGATTTGTTGAGCGGATCCGCCAGCATGTCAGCCGACTGACGGCTGAGCATCCTCGGTATGAGCGGAGGGAGGTGCGGCCCGGGGTTGATGAAGTACTGAGGGAGGTGGCCCAAGTGTATCAGGTGGCTGTGGAGGATCTGGTGCGCGGGGGTCGAGGACAGGCAAGCGAGGCGAGAAAAGCAGCGATGTATCTGGTCAAGCGGTTGTGTGACTTGACGCTCGCAGAGACGGCGGAGCATTTTGGAGTTGGGAGTTACGGTGTAGTGGGATGGGCCTGCCACGCAGTTCGTTCAGCGATCAAGGTGGATGGGCCATTCAGAGAGCGGGTCGAACAGGTTCAGGCGCTTATCAATCAACAAAAGATTTGA